TGTACCTTAGATCATGAtgttcaaaacaaaagcgAGGCAAACTTGCGCAAGTATAAAAACATCGAGTCTTTCGCTAAAGGACAAGGAATTGACTTTTATCCTGCTGGTAGAGGTATCGGTCATCAGATTATGGTAGAGCAGGGCTATGCCATGCCTGGTAGTATGGCTGTTGCTAGTGATTCTCATTCAAATACATATGGTGGTGTTGGATGCTTGGGTACTCCCATCGTTCGTACTGATGCTGCAGCTATATGGGCTACAGGGCAAACCTGGTGGCAGATTCCTCCAATTGCTCGCGTTAATCTTGTAGGTCAATTGCCAAAGGGTTTGTCGGGAAAGGACATTATTGTTTCCCTCTGTGGTGCTTTTAATCATGATGAAGTTTTGAACCATGCTATTGAATTTTACGGAGAAGgtttaaattctttgagCATTGAATCCCGTTTAACCATTGCTAATATGACTACCGAATGGGGTGCCCTTTCTGGATTGTTTCCTACCGACGAAAAACTCTTAGCCTGGTATGAGGACAGGCTTAAATTTTTGGGGCCCAACCATCCCAGAGTAAATCGTGAGACTCTTGATGCCATAAAGGCTAGTCCTATATTAGCCGATGAAGGCGCATTCTATGCTAAGCACCTTATTTTAGACTTGAGTACTCTGTCCCCTGCCGTGTCAGGCCCTAATTCTGTAAAGGTTTACAATTCTGCTGCTACTCTTGAAAAGAAGGACATCCTCATTAAGAAAGCATATTTAGTTTCTTGTACAAATGGTCGACTTTCCGATATTCATGATGCTGCTGAGACCGTTAAAGGTAAAAAGGTTGCCGATGGTGTAGAATTTTATGTTGGTGCTGCTTCCAGTGAAGTCGAGGCTGCTGCTCAAAAAAATGGTGACTGGCAAACTCTCATTGATAGTGGTGCTCGTACACTTCCCGCTGGTTGCGGTCCATGCATTGGCTTGGGTACTGGGTTACTTAAGGATGGCGAGGTCGGGATTAGTGCTACAAATCGTAACTTTAAAGGACGTATGGGTAGTCGAGAGGCTTTGGCTTACTTGGCATCTCCCGCTGTTGTTGCTGCTTCAGCTATTGCCGGAAAAATTGTTGCTCCTGAAGGCTTCAAGAATGCCGTTTCCTTGGTCTCTGCGGTCGATATCACCGACAAGGTAAACAAGCAAACTGCTTCCAAGAGCTCTACTGAGGCTGTTGATTCTGAAACCGCCATTATTGACGGGTTTCCTTCAATTGTCGCTGGTGAAATTGTCTTTTGCGATGCTGACAATTTAAACACTGATGGTATTTATCCTGGTCGTTATACTTACCGTGATGACATTACCAAGGAAGAAATGGCGAAAGTTTGCATGGAAAACTACGATTCTGAATTTGGCAAAAAGACTAAGAAAGACGATATCCTTGTCAGCGGTTTTAACTTTGGTACCGGCAGCAGCCGTGAACAAGCTGCTACAGCTATCCTTTCTCGTGGTATCCCTCTAGTTGTTGGTGGTTCTTTCAGTGATATATTCAAGCGTAACTCTATTAACAATGCCTTACTTGCTATTCAATTGCCAGATCTTGTACAGAAGCTTCGTACTGCATTTGCTAATGAGTCCAAGGAACTTACACGCCGCACCGGTTGGCACTTGAAATGGGATGTTCGTAAGAGTACTGTGACTGTAACCACTTCtgataataaagaaatgtCTTGGAAGATTGGTGAACTTGGCAATTCCGTTCAAAGTCTATTTGTTCGTGGCGGATTGGAGGGTTGGGTCAAGCATGAAATTTCCAAATCCAATTAGTTTATTTGCTTGATTTTACGAACGAATTTGCGAATCTGTAATCAATTACTGCTGATCCCCTTATAATTATACCTTCTAATCTTTTTAGTTGTCTtgtttaagaaaaaaatttaactaaaataataatcGTCAATAACTTAAGCATACGAGAgcttaaacttttttgtcATTATGTAAAGCTGAATAACATCgctaaatattaataagtCCATCAATCTATCTTCCCACATTAAATATGTTGACATTCTTTTCGAACgttgattttcatttttttcaactttagttttcatcttttttgcttttttgaaGGGTTTCCTTCTTCAGAACTAATATCTCCTTCTGTAACACCTTGATAAATGGGAGTTGGCTGAGTTTCCGAGTACATTTTCGTGAACATAGGATTTGATTTTGCAACGTCAGCATATTTGAGAAGGGCCTCACGAGGATCTTCATTAAGCATGGTTGCCAAAGGAATGTCATCGACAGAGTTTTCTTCTAGCAAGCGACCAACTTGAGGCTGCCGAGAAAGCTTAGGATCTTTGCGTACTGCATTGCGCCGACGCCGtgcttccaaaaaataagcTGATGCGGATTCAGTCGTTTCCTCTACAAGCCCAAAATCAGAAGTTCCAGCGGATCCACTCAATGAGTTTATATGCACAGTGCTAGATAAGTCGTCATCAATATGCTTCGACTTAGGAGGGCGCATTGCTGCATCCTTAACTCCTCGTATGGACTCATTAGGCGAAAAGAGAACATATGCGTTGCCATCAGCCGACCCCAAAGAAAcctgatttattttttcgttcCAAGAGACAGCTGAAACGGAAGCAGTAACCGTCGACTTGGAATCGAAGAATAACGTAGCTTTCGTATCTAATGTCATTGCGTCTAAAACGAATAAAGGTGCTTTCATGCTATTGACAGCTGTAGAACCAGCAAGTATAAGCTTTTGGGTAGGAGAAAATATTGCGTTGCCTCCAGCTTTAGGAGTTAAAATGTCTATACGCTCATTCACACATTTATTAGAATTTCGCAAGTCCCAAACACGAAGGGCATTGTCTTCTCCTCTACTTAACAAATAATTTCCGTCCTGTGAAAAACTAAGACAGGAAATACCTTGTTGTGGTAAATGTGCATCCTTAATTTTCATAACAGGTCGTTTAGTACGAGAACCCTTTTGCCAAAATTGTATGGATCCATCCAGTACAGCAGTTGCAAAATTATCGGGTTTTGCTGGATTCCAAGCACAACTTGTAACTGGTATACGAGACAGTCCGGTGTGAGAACCTTCTGGTACATGGACGAAAACTTCCAATTGCGATTTTGTGCGATTAACATCCCAAATACGCGCAGTACTATCATACCCAGtagttaaaaatatttgagaGCTATCAGGCTGCCAGCAGCCATCAGTAATTTCAGCTATATGTCCTTTTGTATTGTACATGTTACGGATATATTGATCTCCCTTACTAAACCGTACAATCAACGAGCCATCACGGTCATATAAAATCGGCTGAGAATGGGTATACAATGCAAGGATTTGGTTTTTAGTAGAGCAACTTAATTTGCTCACTGGATAACGACCAACATTGTCAGCATTTGTGTCTGTAGGATcgataattttgaaaggaTGAGGATTAGTAGCAGACAAGCCATTTAAGTCCCAACAATGGATTGTGTTGTCCAAAGATCCGGTGTAAAAACGTGACCCATTTTTGTCAAACGTAGTAGTGGTAACAATCTTAccaaaaattagtaaaaatgtAGTAAAAGCAGAAAACTACAAAATCAACTTACCTTAGAATGTCCCGGAAACATAATTTCATGCGAACCTGGTACGCCAACGTCCGTAATGTCGTCCTCATTCTCTTCGCTATCCCAATCCTCAGAGTCTGAGGATTGTAAAGTAGTACTCTTTGAGTTGAGTTTTGATTCGGATTCTTTTTCTACACTGTTTATCAAAAAGCTTTCTTTCGGTCTTATGAATCTTGCAATTAACGCATTTATATCGTATGTTTGTGCTTGCTTGCCAAACTGTAAGGGAATTGTATTATTTGTGCCATCCATTTACGAAAATCTGgatattgtaaaattttagagGCTGATATATTGTTTCcctattatttttttcaaatagcCATTTAACTAACTGACAACAAGTtgttcaaaatattttgtaacGAAAAGTGCAGGGTGAGAAGTTTCAATTACTGAGTTGTGGGGTGTGGCAGCACTACGTACTTCATTCTACCCAAGTTAGCGATTTAGGCTTTGCTAATTGATTTATCTCCTAAGAAGATTACATTGAAGCTTACGAGGAGTACATATTTTCGTTGCCGctctaaaaataaagatttataGCAGTGTgcatattctttttcttcaacacACAGTGATGCCGAATCATTTGAATTTCACGGGGTTGATCGATTTTACCTACAAGttgcattaaaaaaaactgatAAGATTATAATTGCTTTGGGATTTAATAAAGGTTTATGCTTTGTGTTGTATGAATCTGCATGGACTAGAATGTAAGTGAAAATTTCGGTTTATAGAATATATGTTAACGTCTACACGTTTCTAGTACCAGGAAGGGATCAGAGGTTAAGCCCTGAGGTTATTGACCTAACCGAAGATATAGAAGATGACGGTGCGGATGTTTCAGAAGTTACTTTGCTAGATTTAACGAGAATACCAGAGTTCCAGCCTCGTCGAAGGATTCGTACAAGCCGTAACCACCTTGACGCTAATCTTTCTAATGTTCCAACTATTAATTCTATTCCTTCTCCAGTCACTCGACCTCCCGTGGCTGTTGGAGGGGGGATATTCTATGGTGCACGAAGGACTAGAAACAGGTCTCAAACCCAACGGAGAACCCTTCTTGAAAATGGGTTTCgaaattcaagaaaaaaagctCAGGATTCATCAAATTCTATCGCCGAAAGGGTATCTCCTCCACCTGGGTTTTGTTATGATGTCCATCCTCATAATAATATTGCATGCGCAAAATGTGGAAATGAGTTAGTAAGTGATGAGaaaaaatccatttttgCTGCAAAGTGTGGACACTTATTTTGTTCTACTTGTGCAAAAGAGTTACGCAAGAAGACTGTGCCTTGTCCGGTGCAACATTGTAGAAAGCGtataaccaaaaaatttatatttcctttatatttataatttatcGATTGGATACTAAGTGTTATCCATAGAGGATATTTGGCGGTTAAGTAATACGCTGGCGATTTTTTGGAACgttttgttttgctttaataACCAGTAATGGTTTTAAAGGATACGAGTTTTTGTAATGCTTATAAGAACTAAGGTGCTCTATTATCCTCAATGAAAAgatttattcattattgACGATTATTTCCccttttttcaattatttattcCCGTCTTCGAGGCTATCACACAAAAacaattgcttttctttctataTTGATTCATCATTTTTCGTACAAGGGAAATTAATTAGAGCTTTTCTTACCCTAA
This portion of the Schizosaccharomyces pombe strain 972h- genome assembly, chromosome: I genome encodes:
- the rfp2 gene encoding SUMO-targeted ubiquitin-protein ligase subunit Rfp2, whose translation is MNLHGLELPGRDQRLSPEVIDLTEDIEDDGADVSEVTLLDLTRIPEFQPRRRIRTSRNHLDANLSNVPTINSIPSPVTRPPVAVGGGIFYGARRTRNRSQTQRRTLLENGFRNSRKKAQDSSNSIAERVSPPPGFCYDVHPHNNIACAKCGNELVSDEKKSIFAAKCGHLFCSTCAKELRKKTVPCPVQHCRKRITKKFIFPLYL
- the wdr70 gene encoding WD repeat-containing protein — encoded protein: MDGTNNTIPLQFGKQAQTYDINALIARFIRPKESFLINSVEKESESKLNSKSTTLQSSDSEDWDSEENEDDITDVGVPGSHEIMFPGHSKIVTTTTFDKNGSRFYTGSLDNTIHCWDLNGLSATNPHPFKIIDPTDTNADNVGRYPVSKLSCSTKNQILALYTHSQPILYDRDGSLIVRFSKGDQYIRNMYNTKGHIAEITDGCWQPDSSQIFLTTGYDSTARIWDVNRTKSQLEVFVHVPEGSHTGLSRIPVTSCAWNPAKPDNFATAVLDGSIQFWQKGSRTKRPVMKIKDAHLPQQGISCLSFSQDGNYLLSRGEDNALRVWDLRNSNKCVNERIDILTPKAGGNAIFSPTQKLILAGSTAVNSMKAPLFVLDAMTLDTKATLFFDSKSTVTASVSAVSWNEKINQVSLGSADGNAYVLFSPNESIRGVKDAAMRPPKSKHIDDDLSSTVHINSLSGSAGTSDFGLVEETTESASAYFLEARRRRNAVRKDPKLSRQPQVGRLLEENSVDDIPLATMLNEDPREALLKYADVAKSNPMFTKMYSETQPTPIYQGVTEGDISSEEGNPSKKQKR
- the lys2 gene encoding homoaconitate hydratase Lys2, which encodes MRCLVRSADIQFKGICGLTRGFASFNKPPQTITEKIVQKFAQNIPENKYVRSGDYVTIKPKHCMSHDNSWPVALKFMGIGAKKVFDNRQIVCTLDHDVQNKSEANLRKYKNIESFAKGQGIDFYPAGRGIGHQIMVEQGYAMPGSMAVASDSHSNTYGGVGCLGTPIVRTDAAAIWATGQTWWQIPPIARVNLVGQLPKGLSGKDIIVSLCGAFNHDEVLNHAIEFYGEGLNSLSIESRLTIANMTTEWGALSGLFPTDEKLLAWYEDRLKFLGPNHPRVNRETLDAIKASPILADEGAFYAKHLILDLSTLSPAVSGPNSVKVYNSAATLEKKDILIKKAYLVSCTNGRLSDIHDAAETVKGKKVADGVEFYVGAASSEVEAAAQKNGDWQTLIDSGARTLPAGCGPCIGLGTGLLKDGEVGISATNRNFKGRMGSREALAYLASPAVVAASAIAGKIVAPEGFKNAVSLVSAVDITDKVNKQTASKSSTEAVDSETAIIDGFPSIVAGEIVFCDADNLNTDGIYPGRYTYRDDITKEEMAKVCMENYDSEFGKKTKKDDILVSGFNFGTGSSREQAATAILSRGIPLVVGGSFSDIFKRNSINNALLAIQLPDLVQKLRTAFANESKELTRRTGWHLKWDVRKSTVTVTTSDNKEMSWKIGELGNSVQSLFVRGGLEGWVKHEISKSN